The following coding sequences are from one Comamonas koreensis window:
- a CDS encoding glycosyltransferase family 2 protein, whose product MSASPTSPLPPIALSVVSHGHGAMVQQLLDALALHGAGGTGVRRVVLTLNLPEPAPLAPAGGWPFVLELRHNSVPQGFSANHNAALAGATEPLVCVLNPDVDLTGGNPFPALVRALQRQGVGLAYPMQVDENGQLQDSERELPTPWSLLRRYAVKRRETRAEWVNGAMWLLPTPVWQGIGGLNTAYFMYCEDVDLCLRLRLAGWTLARAACVVGHAGQRASHRRARHALWHIRSLLRLWTSAVFWRARALLRRTPTAALTMIE is encoded by the coding sequence ATGTCCGCCAGCCCCACCTCTCCGCTCCCTCCCATCGCCTTGTCCGTGGTCAGCCATGGCCATGGGGCGATGGTGCAGCAGCTGCTCGATGCCTTGGCGCTGCACGGCGCGGGCGGCACCGGTGTCCGCCGCGTGGTGCTGACCCTGAACCTGCCCGAGCCCGCACCCTTGGCGCCCGCCGGCGGCTGGCCCTTTGTGCTGGAGCTGCGCCACAACAGCGTGCCGCAAGGCTTTTCAGCCAACCACAATGCGGCCTTGGCCGGCGCGACCGAGCCCCTGGTCTGCGTGCTGAACCCGGATGTGGATCTGACGGGCGGCAACCCCTTCCCCGCGCTGGTGCGCGCGCTGCAGCGCCAGGGTGTGGGCCTGGCCTACCCGATGCAGGTGGATGAAAACGGCCAGCTGCAGGACAGCGAGCGCGAGCTGCCCACCCCCTGGTCCTTGCTGCGCCGCTATGCGGTCAAACGGCGCGAGACCCGGGCCGAATGGGTCAATGGTGCGATGTGGCTGCTGCCCACCCCCGTCTGGCAGGGGATTGGCGGGCTCAATACTGCGTACTTCATGTACTGCGAGGATGTGGATCTGTGCCTGCGCCTGCGCCTGGCGGGCTGGACCCTGGCGCGCGCCGCCTGCGTGGTGGGCCATGCCGGCCAGCGCGCCAGCCACCGCCGGGCGCGCCATGCTTTGTGGCATATTCGCAGCTTGCTGCGGCTGTGGACCTCGGCAGTTTTCTGGCGCGCCCGGGCCTTGCTCCGGCGTACCCCCACGGCAGCACTCACGATGATTGAATAA